One part of the Pirellulales bacterium genome encodes these proteins:
- a CDS encoding PIN domain-containing protein yields MQYLLDTNTCIAAMKNHPSVVARLSAVAPAACVVSTITVYELYTGIEKCADATHERSKVERLLATVNELAFDSRAAKEAARIRAQLESQGQMIGPYDVLLAGQ; encoded by the coding sequence ATGCAGTACTTGCTCGATACAAACACTTGCATTGCCGCGATGAAAAACCATCCGTCGGTGGTCGCCCGGTTGTCGGCCGTGGCTCCGGCCGCATGCGTGGTTTCCACGATCACAGTTTATGAGCTTTACACGGGGATCGAAAAGTGCGCCGATGCAACGCACGAACGATCAAAAGTGGAGCGGCTTCTGGCCACGGTCAATGAGTTAGCCTTTGACTCTCGGGCAGCAAAGGAGGCAGCGCGGATTCGAGCACAGCTCGAATCGCAAGGGCAGATGATTGGCCCCTACGATGTCCTGTTGGCCGGTCAATGA